Proteins from a genomic interval of Chelonoidis abingdonii isolate Lonesome George chromosome 7, CheloAbing_2.0, whole genome shotgun sequence:
- the LOC142045739 gene encoding protocadherin beta-16-like, which produces MAAAALQRGLCFKSHPGMAGRMENRSRKRQVLSFFLCLYVSLGACETIRYSVPEEKKSGSLVVNIAKDLKLDAEKLSGRSARLVSKSSRQYFELNTSSGDVIIKEKIDREDLCGESDPCLLQFEIVLENPLQLYRIEVLIDDVNDNSPKFSKNEFPLELPELLPVNSRFPLERAQDSDIGTNGIQSYAISSNEHFSLDVHSQGDGSKYAELVLEKQLDREEQAQLMLILTAADGGLPQRTGTAQIRVNVLDNNDNFPQFSQSVYKVQLMENSPRDTLVTKVEASDLDQGSNAEITYSFRQVPDRVLKLFKLNQLSGEITVWGIIDYEERSNYEMNIQATDGGGFSAHCKVLIQIKDMNDNAPEVTLTSLTSTIPEDSSPETVVALFSVSDRDSGDNGRTLCSIQDNVPFALKSTVKNYYELVTQKPLDREKVPEYNITITATDRGTPRLTSVRVIRVQLSDINDNPPVFNESSYVMYLKENNPPGLLIGTVRAADLDTEQNAKVTYSALPGNIGDLPFSSSISINSENGKVYALQSLDYEQRRDFQVTVRAADGGPPPLSSEVIVRVVIIDENDNAPFILYPLQNSSSPANDLVPRSAEAGSLVTKVVAVDGDSGQNSWLSYQLLKATDPSLFTVGLQTGEVKTSRPITSPDSVKQKLIVLVRDNGEPPRSTTSTLNVLLVDGFSDAYMQLLDVPQEEEQQDTLTLYLVISLSFISFLFLVSVVTIISVRLYKTRQCRDQYVPSSRNFYSDRNFPTNPAETSGTGTLPQSYCYEVCLTTGSGASEFKFLRPLVPSLPVDPSVAGGSVFDSQINSLLNEEKESEREVSAYFTPFAAIPCLNIFVSTAMKITFIISING; this is translated from the coding sequence atggctgcagcagcttTGCAGAGAGGCCTGTGTTTCAAATCTCACCCGGGAATGGCTGGCAGAATGGAGAATCGCtccaggaaaaggcaagttctgtctttctttctatgTCTGTATGTGTCCTTGGGGGCGTGTGAGACAATACGTTATTCTGTACCCGAAGAGAAGAAAAGCGGGTCCCTAGTTGTTAATATTGCAAAGGATTTGAAACTGGATGCAGAGAAATTGTCAGGTCGCAGTGCCCGGCTGGTTTCTAAAAGCAGCAGGCAATATTTTGAGCTGAACACAAGCTCCGGGGATGTGataataaaggaaaaaatagacCGCGAGGATCTGTGCGGAGAGAGCGACCCGTGTTTGCTGCAATTCGAAATTGTGTTGGAAAATCCATTGCAGCTGTACAGAATAGAAGTGCTGATAGATGATGTGAATGACAATTCCCCTAAATTCTCTAAAAATGAATTCCCTTTGGAGCTGCCTGAACTGCTCCCCGTAAATAGCCGCTTCCCCTTGGAAAGGGCCCAAGATTCAGATATAGGAACAAACGGCATCCAGAGTTACGCAATCAGCTCCAATGAACACTTCAGCCTGGATGTGCATTCCCAGGGGGACGGCAGTAAATACGCGGAGCTGGTATTAGAGAAACAATTAGATCGGGAGGAGCAGGCGCAGTTGATGCTGATTCTCACAGCTGCGGATGGGGGCCTGCCACAGAGAACCGGAACAGCCCAAATACGCGTTAATGTGCTGGACAACAACGATAACTTCCCGCAGTTTAGTCAGTCGGTGTACAAGGTGCAGTTAATGGAAAATAGTCCGAGGGACACTTTGGTCACTAAGGTTGAAGCCAGTGATTTGGATCAAGGTTCAAATGCAGAAATCACCTATTCATTCCGGCAGGTGCCTGACAGAGTCCTCAAGCTATTCAAATTAAATCAATTATCCGGAGAAATCACTGTTTGGGGGATAATTGACTATGAAGAAAGAAGCAATTATGAGATGAACATCCAAGCCACGGATGGCGGCGGTTTTTCTGCGCACTGCAAAGTCCTAATACAAATCAAGGACATGAATGACAACGCCCCGGAAGTGACGCTGACATCCCTCACCAGCACCATACCCGAGGACTCGTCCCCGGAGACAGTGGTGGCCCTGTTCAGTGTGAGCGACCGAGACTCCGGGGACAATGGCAGAACGCTCTGCTCCATTCAGGACAATGTCCCATTTGCTTTAAAATCGACTGTAAAGAATTATTACGAGCTTGTTACACAAAAGCCCCTGGACCGAGAGAAAGTGCCTGAGTATAACATAACCATCACAGCCACAGACCGGGGCACTCCGAGGCTCACCTCCGTGAGGGTCATCCGAGTTCAGCTATCGGATATTAATGACAACCCCCCTGTATTTAATGAAAGTTCATACGTCATGTACCTGAAGGAGAACAACCCCCCGGGCCTGTTGATTGGAACTGTCCGTGCTGCTGACCTAGACACAGAGCAGAATGCCAAAGTGACGTATTCGGCATTGCCTGGCAACATCGGTgacctccccttctcctcctccatctccataAACTCGGAGAACGGGAAGGTGTACGCGCTGCAGTCTCTGGATTATGAGCAAAGGAGGGATTTCCAGGTTACAGTGAGAGCTGCAGATGGCGGGCCCCCGCCACTGAGCTCTGAAGTCATTGTCCGAGTTGTGATCATTGACGAAAATGACAACGCCCCCTTCATTTTATACCCTCTGCAGAACAGCAGCTCCCCCGCTAATGACCTGGTTCCCAGATCGGCGGAGGCGGGTTCCCTGGTGACGAAGGTGGTGGCTGTGGATGGAGATTCCGGTCAGAATTCTTGGCTTTCCTACCAGCTGCTCAAGGCCACAGACCCAAGTCTCTTCACTGTGGGGCTCCAAACCGGGGAAGTGAAAACCAGCAGGCCTATAACGAGCCCGGACTCTGTGAAACAGAAACTTATCGTCCTGGTTAGAGACAACGGAGAGCCGCCCAGATCCACCACCTCGACGCTTAATGTGCTTCTGGTGGATGGGTTTTCAGACGCTTACATGCAGTTACTGGATGTACCacaagaggaggagcagcaggacaCGTTAACCCTGTATCTAGTCATTTCTTTGTCTTTCATTTCATTCCTTTTTCTGGTTTCTGTGGTAACGATTATCTCGGTCCGGCTGTACAAAACAAGGCAGTGCCGAGATCAGTATGTTCCATCGTCCAGGAACTTTTATAGTGACCGCAACTTCCCCACAAATCCTGCGGAGACGAGCGGCACTGGGACTCTGCCTCAATCTTATTGTTATGAGGTTTGCTTGACAACTGGGTCTGGTGCCAGCGAATTTAAATTTCTCAGGCCGCTGGTACCATCTCTCCCCGTTGACCCCAGCGTTGCAGGAGGGTCCGTTTTTGACTCTCAGATTAACTCTCTGCTAAACGAGGAGAAAGAATCGGAGAGAGAAGTGAGTGCTTATTTCACCCCATTTGCAGCAATACCTTGCTTGAATATATTTGTTTCTACTGCTATgaaaattacttttattatttCCATAAATGGCTAG